A genomic region of Gossypium hirsutum isolate 1008001.06 chromosome D01, Gossypium_hirsutum_v2.1, whole genome shotgun sequence contains the following coding sequences:
- the LOC121213733 gene encoding sodium/hydrogen exchanger 6-like, whose protein sequence is MGISPEESGSPEKEQQAAGVGILLQIMMLVLSFVLGHVLRRHKFYYLPEAGASLLIGLIVGGLANISNTETSIRAWFNFHEEFFFLFLLPPIILYP, encoded by the exons ATGGGAATTTCACCGGAGGAAAGCGGAAGTCCCGAAAAGGAGCAGCAAGCCGCTGGAGTGGGGATTCTCCTTCAAATTATGATGCTCGTCCTTTCATTCGTCCTCGGCCATGTCCTTCGCCGTCACAAGTTCTACTATCTCCCTGAGGCCGGCGCTTCTTTGCTTATCG GTTTAATTGTTGGTGGACTTGCTAACATCTCCAACACTGAAACAAGCATCAG GGCGTGGTTCAATTTCCATGAGGAATTCTTCTTCCTATTTCTCTTACCTCCAATAATATTATATCCTTAA